The window CGTGATGATCGGCGGGCTCAACGATTCGCTGGAGGATGCGCGGCGGCTTCTGAGGTTGATTGCCGATATCCCGCACAAGGTGAACCTCATCCCGTTCAACGAGCATGAGGGGTGCGCTTTCAAGACGCCGACCCGGGCAGCGATCGACGCGTTTCACCGGTACCTCATCGACCGCAATGTTACGGTTATCACCCGGGAGAGTCGGGGAGGGGATATCTCTGCTGCCTGCGGACAGTTGAAGGGCAAGCTGAGAGGAGTTTGAACCGGCAGTCTGTGATGATTTGCGTAGGCAATAAGAAAACCCGCCAGGAGTGACCGGCGGGTTTTCTTATTGCGGAATCGGCCGTTATTTGCGGATCATCTCGACTTCCAGGCTGATGGTCACCTCATCGCCGACCACCACGCCGCCGGTTTCCATGGCCTTGTTCCAGGCGAGACCGAAGTCTTTCCTGTTGATCCTGGTGGTTGCCGAAGCGCCACGCCGGAAATTGCCCCATGGATCTTTCACCTCTGCGGTTGGACCCTCTACATCGAGAACGACCTCTCTGGTAATGCCTCGGATGGTGAGATCGCCGGTGAGGGCAAGGGTATTTGCACCTGTCCGGTGCACCTTTCTGGAGCTGAAGGTCATCTGGGGATACTTGGCGACATCAAAAAAATCCGCACTTCGCAGGTGCTCGTCGCGCTTGGTCACTCCGGTGTTGATCGAGGCGGTTTCGATGGATACGGAGGTTTTGGATTTTGCGATATCCTGATCGTTCAGGTCAATAGTTCCGCTCACCTTGCCGAAAACGCCCTTGACATTTGACACCATGAGATGGCGCACCTTGAACTGGATGCTCGAATGGTCCGGGTCAATGGCGTAGGTTGCTGAAAAACTAGCAGCTGGCGTAATGGCGAGTGCGACGACGATAAGCAACAGAATGAACCTGTTCATGCTGTATCCCTCCTCTGTTCCGGTTTTGGGGCATACGTTTCCCGTTTCTTTTTGCTGCACCGTCATGACCGACCTGGCCGGGTCTCGTCTCCCCTGCTTGGACTCTGCAGGTAATCAGCTGCAGACTGCATAATAGTACATTTTGCATGCGGTGCGACAGGTGTCAACCTGCAGGGTAAAGTGTCACTGTTTTGACGTGCAGTTGCCGGAATTTGCTACTAAAGTTCTGTTTGAGGGCGACGATAAGTGGCCTATAGAGACATGCAAGGAGACGAATATGCGGTACAAAATACTTGCTGACCACTTTACCACCAATTGCATGGCAGTGCTGACCGTCGGGGGGTGTCTCCTCTGGCTCTGCCTGTCGGGCTATGTTGGCGGGGCGCGGCTGGAACTGGCCGGGGTCATCGCGGTTTCCATGCTCTTGATGTATTATCTGCTCGGGTACATGGAACGGACGGCACGGCTCCGGCAGATGAAGCGGAACTGGGAAATGGCCGGCGAAAAGGTACAGCTGATGGAAAGCATCAACCGACTGGAAGAGGGGCATCTGGCGACAATCCAGACCATTGCCGCTGCCCTTGATGCCAACGATACCTATGCAAATGGCCATGCCGACAGGGTTGCCGGTTTTGCCGTGAAGATCGGCAAGGCCATGGGGCTCTGTCAGGATGAACTCGACGCGCTTGAGCGGGCAGCGCTTTTGCACGACATCGGTAGAATTTTTGTGCAGGATCATATCTGGCGGAAGGAAGGGCCGCTCACCGCCGAGGAGCAGGCGCAGATCCGTCAATATCCCGTCCTCGGGGCCGAGATTATCGACTCCATCAAGCCTCTCAAGCTTGAGGCGCAGGCGGTTCTGCATCATCACGAACGCTTTGACGGCTCCGGGTATCCCTACGGGCTGAAGGGGTTGGCAATTCCGCTGGAAGCCCGTATCCTGGCCGTTGCGGACGCCTTTGACGCGATGACATCCGAACGGCCCTTCCGGAGCGCCCTCCTGATGCGAGAGGCCCTGGAAGAGCTCTATTCCAACGCCGGCAATCAGTTCGACCCGCGGGTGGTGGAGGCATTCCTTACGGTTCTTGATGATATCTCGCGTGAGACTGAGGTCATGAGCTTCTCCCAGAAGCGTTTTGGCGCCCGGCTCTACAGCATGGTTGGGAACTGTTGACGTAAGAGGACCCGGTTGGAAAGGCAGATGGCGGGGTGGTCACGAACCACCCCGTTTTTTTGTTTCCCGAACCCTGCCACATCCCCTTCAGCCCCCTGCCAGAGCGGGCTTTCGCCCCCCTTTTTACTTGACATAACAGGATGATATGGTCTATGTTGCCAGTTTGTTGAAGCGGGCGGGAAGCGACTTCCCGCAACTTGGCGAGGAGTGCACATGGAAGAGTTAAGTGAGCTGTTGCTGCAGAGGAGACGCAAGGTTGATGCACTCTGGGAGGCCGGGATCAATCCCTATCCCAACGACTTCAA of the Geobacter sp. genome contains:
- a CDS encoding protein yceI precursor translates to MNRFILLLIVVALAITPAASFSATYAIDPDHSSIQFKVRHLMVSNVKGVFGKVSGTIDLNDQDIAKSKTSVSIETASINTGVTKRDEHLRSADFFDVAKYPQMTFSSRKVHRTGANTLALTGDLTIRGITREVVLDVEGPTAEVKDPWGNFRRGASATTRINRKDFGLAWNKAMETGGVVVGDEVTISLEVEMIRK
- a CDS encoding HD domain-containing protein — encoded protein: MRYKILADHFTTNCMAVLTVGGCLLWLCLSGYVGGARLELAGVIAVSMLLMYYLLGYMERTARLRQMKRNWEMAGEKVQLMESINRLEEGHLATIQTIAAALDANDTYANGHADRVAGFAVKIGKAMGLCQDELDALERAALLHDIGRIFVQDHIWRKEGPLTAEEQAQIRQYPVLGAEIIDSIKPLKLEAQAVLHHHERFDGSGYPYGLKGLAIPLEARILAVADAFDAMTSERPFRSALLMREALEELYSNAGNQFDPRVVEAFLTVLDDISRETEVMSFSQKRFGARLYSMVGNC